One region of Baekduia soli genomic DNA includes:
- a CDS encoding NUDIX domain-containing protein — MSGHNPSDDHGLNPALAATRFCPRCGTAEPRVAYPRSLHCDACGHQSYFNPKPVAATILREGSGDAPGAPIWLLRRGFDPGAGLWTFPGGFVDLGESVEDAARREAREEVGVEVDIVGLIGVYSRPEDRVVLVVFEARPLGTPQTSPEATEVAPFTAATLPWEDLAFWSTTQALRDLVAGRPGG, encoded by the coding sequence GTGAGCGGCCACAACCCCTCCGACGACCACGGGCTGAACCCGGCGCTGGCGGCCACGCGCTTCTGCCCGCGCTGCGGGACGGCCGAGCCACGCGTCGCCTACCCCCGCTCGCTGCACTGCGACGCCTGCGGCCATCAGTCCTACTTCAACCCCAAGCCGGTGGCGGCCACGATCCTGCGCGAGGGCAGCGGCGACGCTCCGGGCGCGCCGATCTGGCTGCTGCGCCGCGGCTTCGATCCCGGGGCCGGGCTGTGGACATTCCCCGGCGGCTTCGTCGACCTCGGCGAGTCCGTCGAGGACGCGGCGCGGCGCGAGGCCAGGGAGGAGGTCGGCGTCGAGGTCGACATCGTCGGCCTGATCGGCGTGTACAGCCGCCCGGAGGACCGCGTCGTGCTCGTGGTCTTCGAGGCGCGGCCGCTCGGGACGCCGCAGACCTCGCCGGAGGCCACGGAGGTGGCGCCGTTCACGGCCGCCACGCTGCCCTGGGAGGACCTGGCGTTCTGGTCGACGACGCAGGCGCTGCGCGACCTCGTGGCCGGCCGCCCCGGCGGCTGA